The Manduca sexta isolate Smith_Timp_Sample1 chromosome 17, JHU_Msex_v1.0, whole genome shotgun sequence genome includes a window with the following:
- the LOC115442343 gene encoding 3-oxoacyl-[acyl-carrier-protein] synthase, mitochondrial, producing MVKYSNISTNIIRQIKTSYQPRRRVVVTGLGVVSPLGTSAELVWNNLIQGHCGITSLKSDDYAKLPCRIAGIIPQEPDDKVAKALSKSNLKSMAPATCLALIATAEALTDAKWLPESDEEKEVTGVAIGMGMIDLKDVCDTNDALKLGYNKVSPFFVPRILPNMAAGHISIKYGFRGPNHAVSTACATGAHSIGDAFRFIRNGDADVMVCGGAEACISPLAIAGFCRLRALSTSFNDEPLKASRPFDKRRDGFVMGEGAAVLVLEEYEHAIKRNAKMYAEILGYGLSGDASHITSPREDGSGAVLSMMRALNDSGIGKEAITHINAHATSTPTGDGIESTAIKRLFQGHASNISVSSTKGAHGHLLGAAGNLEALFTVLSCHHGVLPPTLNLEEPVDNLNYVVKTSRKWESDRRVALKNSFGFGGTNATLCIAQV from the coding sequence atggtaaaatatagCAATATATCGACCAATATTATTCgtcaaataaaaacatcttatcAACCAAGACGAAGAGTTGTAGTCACAGGACTCGGAGTTGTGTCACCATTAGGCACGAGCGCTGAGTTGGTGTGGAATAATTTGATACAAGGACATTGTGGTATAACCTCTCTTAAAAGTGACGATTATGCCAAATTACCTTGCAGGATAGCCGGTATCATACCACAAGAGCCTGATGACAAAGTTGCTAAGGCATtatcaaaaagtaatttaaaatcgaTGGCCCCTGCTACATGTTTAGCTCTTATTGCTACAGCTGAAGCATTAACTGATGCAAAATGGTTGCCAGAATCTGATGAGGAAAAGGAAGTGACTGGTGTAGCTATCGGCATGGGAATGATAGATCTGAAAGATGTATGCGATACTAATGACGCCCTGAAACTGGGCTATAATAAAGTGAGCCCATTCTTTGTACCTAGAATCTTACCAAATATGGCAGCGGGAcacataagtataaaatatggaTTTAGAGGGCCAAATCACGCTGTGTCGACTGCATGCGCAACAGGCGCTCACTCCATTGGAGATGCATTCAGATTTATAAGGAATGGTGATGCAGATGTGATGGTTTGTGGAGGAGCTGAAGCTTGCATCAGTCCTCTGGCTATAGCTGGCTTTTGTAGATTAAGAGCCTTGAGTACTTCATTTAATGATGAGCCTTTGAAAGCTTCAAGACCATTTGATAAGAGAAGAGATGGTTTTGTAATGGGTGAAGGGGCAGCTGTATTAGTTTTAGAAGAATATGAAcatgcaataaaaagaaatgccAAGATGTATGCAGAAATTTTAGGATATGGATTATCAGGAGATGCTTCTCACATTACATCTCCTAGAGAGGATGGCAGTGGCGCGGTTCTATCAATGATGAGGGCATTAAATGATAGTGGCATTGGAAAAGAAGCAATAACTCATATAAATGCACATGCCACATCCACTCCTACAGGAGATGGCATTGAGTCCACAGCTATCAAAAGACTCTTTCAAGGGCATGCATCCAATATATCTGTATCTTCAACCAAAGGGGCACATGGGCATCTACTAGGTGCAGCTGGGAATTTGGAAGCCCTATTTACAGTACTATCTTGTCATCATGGAGTACTTCCACCTACACTCAACTTAGAAGAACCAGTAGACAACCTTAATTATGTAGTTAAAACATCAAGAAAATGGGAATCTGACAGAAGAGTGGCTTTGAAAAATTCATTTGGGTTTGGTGGTACTAATGCTACACTCTGTATTGCACAAGTATGA
- the LOC115442346 gene encoding ribosome maturation protein SBDS, translating into MSKIFTPTNQIRLTNVAIVRLKKGGKRFEIACYRNKVLSWRNKLEKDIDEVLQTHTVFTNVSKGQVAKKEDLVKIFGKDDQTEICKEILEKGELQVSDKERHSQIDSLFKDIATTVADKCVNPETKRPYPVSIIEKAMKDIHFSVNVNKSAKQQSLDVIQLLKNEIPLERAQMRVRILLTGKDARKTKDKVVKLAMSVEEENWDSGTANIICLIDPGNFRNLDEMIRTETKGTGQFELLNLKEMVEGEQAL; encoded by the exons ATGTCTAAAATCTTTACACCAACAAATCAAATAAGATTGACAAATGTCGCTATTGTAAGGTTAAAAAAAGGTGGCAAAAGATTTGAAATAGCATGTTACAGGAACAAAGTGTTGTCTTGGAGGAATAAATT agaAAAAGACATTGATGAAGTTTTACAAACTCACACTGTATTCACAAATGTGTCCAAAGGTCAAGTAGCAAAAAAGGaggatttagttaaaatatttggcAAAGATGACCAAACAGAAATATGTAAAGAGATCCTTGAAAAAGGCGAGTTGCAGGTTTCAGACAAAGAGAGGCACTCACAGATTGATTCCTTGTTCAAAGATATTGCAACAACCGTTGCAGACAAATGTGTAAACCCAGAGACAAAGAGGCCTTATCCTGTTTCAATCATAGAGAAAGCCATGAAGGACATACATTTTTCTGTAAATGTGAACAAGAGTGCTAAACAGCAATCCCTTGATGTAATACAACTGTTGAAGAATGAAATACCTTTGGAGAGAGCACAGATGCGTGTCAGAATTTTATTAACCGGCAAAGATGCaagaaaaacaaaagataaaGTTGTAAAACTTGCCATGAGCGTTGAAGAAGAAAATTGGGACTCTGGTACAGCAAATATTATATGTCTTATAGACCCTGGAAATTTCCGCAATTTGGATGAAATGATACGGACGGAGACAAAGGGCACAGGGCAGTTTGAACTGTTAAACTTGAAGGAAATGGTTGAAGGTGAACAAGCTCTGTAA
- the LOC115442342 gene encoding LOW QUALITY PROTEIN: gametogenetin-binding protein 2-like (The sequence of the model RefSeq protein was modified relative to this genomic sequence to represent the inferred CDS: inserted 1 base in 1 codon) produces the protein MAKLVDIYNSEKEPVIKRRQLPLIIYENLTMIMDLNTMGLICDNPQVKGREYEEFMRKYRILTTDELKAALRVDASDIFNVLNQSIPCVGCRRSVERLFYQLCKSGHPTLDPLVLTPDEIMTIREDKITHPQSLATLLNGHSTGIECLILSQPRWKKSQRCILHSLEAGTARGWGAGGAXGGGACGWGWGAWGWGGRAAWRAAWDAMRASAREHVTLVHFNTLHDTLHNYLRKHRFCADCKTKVLRAYQLLVEEKEPQKEKGYVGALYSGIKRCLLDKHLHLQAKTDYITHLIGRAEPELLGNHRERHAKTLEIAQEEVLICLGICIYERLQRISLRLREEEGTCQTLAAVAVEALYRKFETAVEHKSGVSKLQLLYDEITQEELTRQQRKEQKKLKRRKKKERQAVESKCKEADSEEPDEKCQCEECLLEERDTPTDLLSPRDYNQCFEASGDGCQSCQDDSTDKRRSPNKTSKKRAKNGNISPNDHTQDCGYSSGNNGGCCETMSGSSSLMSSPEGSEVACSEGFCNHERGDCLDLVKNDKTSCTGFTLSLQEMLMDTCSSDEEEDTSYIPIEEVMEFKSRRNITEKRQELRQNLRQKFAQLCVNTPQSPAAAPGRDKRVA, from the exons ATGGCGAAATTGGTTGATATATACAACAGCGAAAAAGAACCTGTTATAAAGCGGCGACAATTACCGTTAATAATCTACGAAAATCTTACT ATGATCATGGATTTGAACACAATGGGTCTGATATGTGACAATCCCCAAGTGAAGGGACGAGAATATGAGGAGTTTATGCGCAAATACAGAATACTAACAACGGATGAGCTCAAAGCAGCACTGAGAGTAGATGCTTCAGATATCTTCAATGTATTAAATCAAAGCATTCCTTGTGTAGGCTGTCGAAGaag TGTGGAACGCCTTTTTTATCAGCTATGTAAATCAGGACACCCCACATTAGATCCATTGGTTCTCACGCCTGATGAAATAATGACCATTAGAGAAGATAAAATAACCCATCCACAGTCACTAGCCACATTGCTCAATGGACACAG CACGGGTATCGAGTGCCTGATCCTGAGCCAGCCGCGATGGAAGAAGTCGCAGCGGTGCATCCTGCACTCGCTGGAGGCGGGCACGGCGCGCGGctggggcgcgggcggcg gcggcggcggcgcgtgcggctGGGGCTGGGGCGCGTGGGGCTGGGGCGGGCGCGCGGCGTGGCGCGCCGCCTGGGACGCCATGCGCGCCTCCGCACGCGAGCACGTCACGCTCGTGCACTTCAACACGCTGCACGACACGCTGCACAACTACCTCAGGAAGCATCGCTTCTGCGCAGATTGTAAAACTAAG gTATTGCGCGCATATCAACTTCTAGTGGAAGAGAAAGAGCCCCAGAAAGAGAAGGGGTACGTGGGAGCACTTTACAGTGGCATAAAGAGATGTCTGTTAGACAAACATCTGCACTTGCAAGCTAAGACTGATTATATCACACACCTGATCGGCAGAGCGGAACCCGAACTCCTCGGCAACCACAGGGAGAGACACGCTAAGACCTTAGAAATCGCACAAGAAGAG GTGCTGATTTGCCTTGGTATATGTATTTATGAGCGCCTCCAACGCATTTCCCTGCGACTGCGCGAAGAGGAGGGCACGTGTCAGACGCTGGCAGCGGTCGCAGTGGAGGCACTGTACCGCAAGTTCGAAACAGCCGTCGAACACAAAAGTGGAGTTTCCAAACTACAACTGTTGTATGATGAAATCACACAGGAAGAACTGACTAGGCAACAAAGAAAAGAACAAAAGAAACTCAAACGGCGTAAGAAGAAGGAGCGACAGGCCGTCGAGAGCAAATGCAAG GAAGCTGATTCCGAAGAGCCGGATGAAAAGTGCCAATGTGAAGAATGCTTATTAGAGGAGCGCGACACGCCGACTGATTTGTTATCACCGCGCGACTACAATCAGTGTTTCGAGGCGAGTGGAGACGGGTGTCAATCGTGCCAAGACGATTCGACAGACAAACGTCGCTCGCCtaataaaacaagtaaaaaacGAGCCAAAAACGGAAACATCTCGCCCAACGATCACACCCAGGACTGTGGATACTCTTCAGGGAACAATGGTGGATGTTGTGAGACAATGTCGGGCTCCTCTTCACTTATGAGTTCCCCAGAAGGTTCCGAGGTGGCGTGTTCCGAAGGATTTTGCAACCACGAAAGGGGCGACTGTTTAGACTTGGTTAAAAATGACAAAACCTCTTGCACGGGTTTCACACTTTCACTACAAGAAATGTTAATG GACACGTGTTCATCGGACGAGGAAGAAGATACCAGTTATATACCTATAGAAGAAGTAATGGAATTCAAATCACGCAGAAATATAACAGAAAAAAGACAAGAGTTACGACAAAATCTTCGGCAGAAATTCGCTCAACTGTGCGTGAACACGCCGCAGTCGCCGGCCGCGGCGCCGGGCCGCGACAAGCGCGTGGCCTAA
- the LOC115442347 gene encoding uncharacterized protein LOC115442347, whose product MEVSRADSELPNKMAHLDIMEIDETCANVPEEIVQVPDLSSRVLRKRKSLVPEITKSSNRRVNMKPRKHVMVENANPKQIEALYLNKKVKTLSQTLETIYEEPKSQSSNSDALIGGRKIKRLLTFQLGNQYTKEKIKKRRAKIKKLLGNKTFINRKKIPMQVFLKTIECLELDEVVQTETVPPDM is encoded by the exons ATGGAAGTGTCGAG GGCCGATTCTGAATTACCAAATAAAATGGCACATTTAGACATAATGGAAATAGATGAGACCTGTGCGAATGTACCTGAAGAGATTGTGCAAGTTCCGGATTTATCATCGCGAGTTTTAAGGAAAAGGAAATCTTTAGTTCCCGAAATTACTAAATCCTCTAATCGCAGGGTAAACATGAAACCTCGGAAACATGTGATGGTAGAAAACGCGAACCCTAAACAAATAGAAGCATTGTACCTCAATAAAAAGGTTAAAACACTTTCTCAAACTCTAGAGACGATTTACGAAGAGCCGAAAAGCCAAAGCAGTAATTCGGATGCGCTCATCGGTGGTCGCAAAATAAAAAGACTGCTGACATTCCAACTGGGTAACCAGTAcactaaagaaaaaattaagaagcGCAGAGCAAAGATAAAGAAGTTACTTGGAAATAAGACttttataaacagaaaaaaaatcccAATGCAAGTATTTCTGAAGACAATAGAATGTCTTGAGCTAGATGAAGTAGTACAGACTGAAACTGTCCCACCTGATATGTAA
- the LOC115442345 gene encoding neuferricin yields MLHLKLKLTLPLVLVFVGILCRSNLEIIFKSLMSFIRETEEKNSIKVFLPDELLEYKGVVKRNLYVAVLGTVFDVTKGKKHYGKDSPYHYFTGKDGSRALVTGDFKDESENRDHTLDLSCDDLLTLVNWRSTFRKKYKYVGVLNGRYFDKYGKKTAYYQDVIKKVEQCKQEKETAKRKELEYPPCNMEWSEDRGTKVWCSLNSGGITRNWVGVPRQYYEPGEDKPRCVCIKDDYNVPAGLLKEYDNCAKTSTTCILPVS; encoded by the exons atgttacatttaaaactGAAACTAACATTGCCACTAGTACTTGTTTTTGTAGGGATTTTATGTCGTAGTaatcttgaaattatttttaaaagtttaatgaGCTTCATTCGTGAAACAGAagagaaaaatagtattaaagtGTTTTTACCTGACGAACTATTGGAATATAAGGGAGTTGTTAAGAGAAACCTTTATGTCGCCGTATTAGGGACGGTTTTTGATGTAACTAAAGGGAAAAAGCACTATGGCAAAGATTCTCCTTACCATTATTTTAcag GCAAGGATGGCTCCCGAGCACTTGTTACAGGCGATTTTAAAGATGAAAGTGAAAATCGCGATCATACTTTGGATCTGTCTTGCGACGATTTACTTACATTGGTGAATTGGCGGAGTactttcagaaaaaaatataaatatgttg gAGTATTAAATGGGAGGTATTTTGACAAATATGGAAAAAAGACTGCCTATTATCAAGacgtaataaaaaaagtggAACAATGCAAACAAGAGAAAGAAACAGCCAAGAGGAAAGAACTAGAATATCCACCATGCAACATGGAATGGAGTGAAGATCGTGGCACAAAAGTGTGGTGTTCTTTAAACAG TGGTGGCATTACAAGAAACTGGGTAGGAGTTCCTCGACAGTATTATGAACCCGGTGAAGATAAGCCTCGTTGTGTATGCATCAAGGATGATTACAATGTTCCTGCAGGACTACTCAAGGAGTATGATAACTGCGCTAAAACATCTACTACTTGTATATTGCCAGTTAGTTAG